The following proteins are co-located in the Zonotrichia albicollis isolate bZonAlb1 chromosome 1, bZonAlb1.hap1, whole genome shotgun sequence genome:
- the DPH3 gene encoding diphthamide biosynthesis protein 3, which translates to MAVFHDEVEIEDFEYDEETRTYSYPCPCGDRFLITREDLENGEDVATCPSCSLILRVIYDQEQFMRDEVVAEPLPNKELVKC; encoded by the exons ATGGCCGTGTTCCACGACGAGGTGGAGATCGAGGACTTCGAGTACGACGAGGAGACCAGGACCTACAGCTACCCGTGCCCCTGCGGGGACCGATTCCTCATCACGCGG GAGGACCTGGAGAACGGGGAGGACGTGGccacctgtcccagctgctccctgatCCTGCGCGTCATTTACGACCAG GAGCAGTTCATGCGGGATGAAGTCGTGGCAGAACCTTTGCCAAACAAGGAATTGGTCAAGTGCTGA